One stretch of Chryseobacterium fluminis DNA includes these proteins:
- a CDS encoding glycosyltransferase, giving the protein MKILFISSWFPNKLEPTNGNFVQRHAEAVALLNDVEVLHVIGDNNQEEEFIFDDKMLNGIRTLIIYYKNSNNPALNILKRMKAYKSGFSKMKRPDVVHANVLHNNMLFAVYLKKKYKIPFVVTEHWTALQAENLSKTPFSIKKIAKYIAGNASYVLPVSYNLKESLELLQFKTPMKVISNVVDTDVFTIAQKAEDSENIKFLHVSSLISRKRPQEIIKTVARLREKDYPVSLEIGGDGDTDSLIRLVRELKADSYVHVFGALRYEQVAEKMQRSDYFILFSENETQGCVILESYACGKPVISTMVGGTTELILDGLGIGVRKNNTEELYNVLEDVCRQKYAFKNKEEIRRFAVDGYSRESIARKFTEIYQEIVS; this is encoded by the coding sequence TTGAAAATCCTTTTTATCTCCTCCTGGTTTCCGAATAAGCTGGAACCTACAAATGGTAATTTTGTGCAGCGTCATGCAGAAGCTGTAGCATTGTTGAACGATGTGGAAGTTTTACACGTGATCGGGGATAATAACCAGGAGGAGGAATTTATTTTTGATGACAAAATGCTGAACGGAATCAGGACACTTATTATCTATTATAAGAATTCGAATAACCCGGCACTGAACATTCTGAAACGAATGAAAGCATATAAATCAGGATTTTCAAAAATGAAAAGACCTGATGTTGTGCATGCCAATGTGCTTCATAATAATATGCTTTTTGCCGTTTATCTGAAAAAGAAATATAAAATTCCCTTTGTGGTCACCGAGCACTGGACAGCTTTGCAAGCCGAGAATTTATCAAAGACTCCATTTAGTATCAAAAAGATCGCAAAATATATTGCCGGAAATGCCAGCTATGTTTTACCGGTGAGTTATAATCTCAAAGAAAGTCTTGAACTTTTACAATTTAAAACTCCGATGAAAGTGATTTCCAATGTAGTAGATACGGATGTTTTTACGATTGCCCAAAAAGCTGAAGACTCAGAAAATATAAAATTCTTGCATGTTTCTAGCCTTATCTCCCGTAAAAGGCCTCAGGAAATTATTAAAACGGTAGCCAGATTACGTGAAAAAGATTACCCTGTAAGTCTCGAAATTGGAGGAGATGGAGATACAGATTCGCTTATCAGGCTTGTCCGGGAGCTGAAAGCAGATTCTTACGTTCATGTCTTTGGAGCCTTACGCTATGAGCAGGTAGCTGAAAAAATGCAGCGTTCGGATTATTTTATCTTGTTCAGTGAAAATGAAACACAGGGATGTGTGATTTTAGAATCATATGCCTGTGGAAAGCCGGTCATTTCAACGATGGTAGGCGGAACAACAGAACTTATTCTGGACGGCTTAGGTATTGGCGTTAGGAAAAATAATACCGAAGAGCTTTATAATGTTCTGGAAGATGTCTGCAGGCAAAAATATGCTTTCAAAAACAAGGAAGAAATCAGGAGGTTTGCCGTGGATGGCTATTCGAGGGAATCGATCGCAAGAAAGTTTACAGAAATATATCAAGAAATAGTATCATGA
- a CDS encoding asparagine synthetase B family protein, translating into MTQGFSVHIKNNQVDLKSFSPKYSYDSVVISTSEFDIVLEGLILNKKKLLKDRNEVDFRNFIIVSYLRSGWKIIKELEGEFRGCIWDKRTQQVFVFTNPTSTQRVFYATINDEFFADSDLVRLSQTLRAQGNSLQPDITSIYQLLAIGNLLEDRTPILNVNKVLDSELLEINCNTLNLKRIVYFDVNNISYYRQSQNNALDQIHEIFTEGIKMEYEKDLELDGSHLALLSGGLDSRMAMMYAVKNDFDIDCALCFSQKGYFDETISRQIASDYHISYEFVALDKGSFLKKIDELTRISEGTSLYTGGVHVSYALDQLQFDGFSIFHGGAIGDGILGGFNSEPGRKAPSQYKIIANPSFLPKIQADLDQIFKNYEREEIFLLKNLAYNRTVLGAQVLQQKAYLISPFMTKDFIQFSVSLPESWKYKHQFYLRWLLKHCREASKYSWERTLMKPNAQWKIPFGEKYLKGAYNAFYGKILRKPEKTSMYPYQYYYDSDLSIQRYYQQYFDENLDRLQDYPELQQEIARLFSSDIFYYKCQAIDILSIFKLYF; encoded by the coding sequence ATGACACAAGGTTTTTCTGTTCATATTAAAAATAATCAGGTCGATTTAAAAAGCTTTTCCCCGAAATACAGCTACGATTCTGTGGTGATTAGCACCTCAGAGTTTGATATTGTTCTCGAAGGGCTTATTCTGAATAAAAAAAAACTGTTAAAAGATAGGAATGAAGTTGATTTCCGAAATTTCATCATTGTAAGTTATCTCAGGTCAGGCTGGAAAATAATAAAAGAACTCGAAGGTGAATTCAGAGGCTGTATTTGGGATAAAAGAACGCAACAGGTTTTTGTATTTACCAATCCGACTTCAACCCAGCGGGTATTTTATGCTACAATAAATGATGAATTCTTTGCAGACTCGGACCTCGTAAGATTAAGCCAGACTCTCAGAGCTCAGGGCAATTCTTTACAGCCGGATATTACTTCAATTTATCAGCTTCTTGCCATCGGAAACCTTCTGGAAGATCGGACCCCAATATTAAATGTTAATAAAGTTTTAGATTCGGAGCTGCTGGAAATTAACTGCAATACTCTGAATTTAAAAAGAATAGTATACTTTGATGTTAATAATATCTCTTATTACCGCCAATCTCAAAATAATGCCCTGGATCAGATTCATGAAATTTTTACGGAAGGCATAAAAATGGAATATGAGAAGGATCTTGAACTGGACGGATCGCATCTGGCATTGCTAAGCGGTGGTCTGGACAGTCGTATGGCGATGATGTATGCTGTAAAAAATGATTTCGATATAGACTGCGCCTTATGCTTTTCCCAAAAAGGTTATTTTGATGAGACCATATCAAGGCAGATCGCTTCAGATTATCACATCAGTTACGAATTTGTGGCGCTGGATAAAGGGTCGTTTCTGAAAAAAATAGACGAGCTTACCCGAATTTCCGAAGGGACAAGCCTGTATACCGGCGGTGTACATGTAAGCTACGCCTTAGATCAGCTACAGTTTGACGGATTTTCTATTTTCCATGGCGGAGCCATAGGAGACGGAATTTTAGGCGGATTTAATTCGGAGCCCGGACGTAAAGCTCCCTCACAATATAAAATCATTGCTAACCCATCATTTTTACCGAAAATTCAGGCGGATTTAGATCAGATTTTTAAAAATTATGAAAGAGAGGAAATTTTCCTGCTTAAAAACCTTGCTTATAACAGAACGGTGTTGGGTGCACAGGTACTGCAGCAGAAAGCTTATCTTATCTCGCCTTTTATGACGAAGGATTTCATACAGTTTTCCGTCAGTCTTCCGGAATCCTGGAAATATAAACATCAGTTTTATCTTCGGTGGCTTCTGAAACATTGCCGTGAAGCTTCAAAGTATTCCTGGGAGCGAACACTAATGAAGCCCAATGCTCAATGGAAGATTCCTTTCGGTGAAAAATATCTCAAAGGAGCATACAATGCTTTCTATGGTAAAATATTGAGAAAGCCGGAGAAGACAAGTATGTATCCCTATCAGTATTACTACGATTCTGACCTCAGTATTCAAAGATATTATCAGCAGTATTTTGATGAAAATCTGGATAGACTGCAGGATTATCCTGAACTCCAGCAGGAGATAGCCCGACTTTTCTCATCGGATATATTTTACTATAAATGTCAGGCTATAGATATTTTATCTATTTTTAAACTGTACTTTTAA
- a CDS encoding oligosaccharide flippase family protein, which translates to MKSLRVFLQNFLKNQGQYVLVSLLIGKICAFLSSLFIIKLLPVEDFGKMSIVAAVFALFASCTGLGSYQSLLRYGSITENPDIKSKLSAYLLRKGFIYQLMLTAVFLLSSLFYVNKYEDLFWIFLFFGLRFVGFYFFNYVQTELRINSKNREFAKLNNTVNIAGLLITLVFTFFFQLKGYLFAIAMMPFLSLLWYQKTDVSVKEIPSVFSSKEIWKYALHTSGTTVLSDALFSADILLLGFLLNENYVADYRVAILIPSNVTFLALAFMQSDFPVLAKNYTNKIFLKSYISGYYKFFIPVCLGVFTVCSYFSKEILKIFFNEKYADNSGLFIIFMATFLLNILFRNLYGNLMSAVGKMAINTKTSLFSLLLLVSLAFILVPKYHLMGMTISVSVTLLVSGLLLAFFFYKYLKELK; encoded by the coding sequence ATGAAAAGTCTACGGGTTTTTTTACAGAATTTTCTTAAAAATCAGGGACAGTATGTTCTTGTTTCTCTGCTGATTGGAAAAATCTGCGCTTTTCTTTCTTCTTTATTCATCATCAAACTGTTACCTGTTGAGGATTTTGGAAAGATGAGTATTGTAGCAGCTGTTTTTGCGTTGTTTGCATCGTGTACAGGCCTGGGAAGCTATCAGAGTCTGTTACGCTATGGTTCAATCACTGAAAACCCAGACATAAAATCCAAACTATCAGCCTATCTTTTACGGAAGGGCTTTATCTATCAGCTTATGCTGACAGCGGTTTTTTTGCTCAGCAGCCTGTTTTATGTCAATAAGTACGAAGACCTGTTCTGGATTTTTCTGTTTTTCGGACTGCGTTTCGTTGGATTTTATTTTTTTAATTATGTGCAGACTGAGTTGAGAATTAACAGTAAAAACCGGGAGTTTGCAAAATTAAATAATACAGTCAATATTGCAGGACTATTGATCACATTGGTATTTACCTTCTTTTTTCAGTTAAAAGGATATCTTTTTGCCATTGCGATGATGCCGTTTTTATCTTTATTATGGTATCAGAAGACAGATGTATCCGTAAAAGAAATACCGTCTGTTTTCAGCTCAAAAGAAATTTGGAAATATGCCCTTCATACATCCGGGACAACCGTACTTTCCGACGCCCTTTTCTCGGCAGATATTCTGTTATTAGGATTTCTGCTGAATGAAAATTATGTTGCAGATTATCGTGTCGCCATTCTGATTCCTTCCAATGTTACCTTTCTTGCTTTGGCCTTTATGCAGAGCGATTTTCCGGTACTGGCTAAAAACTATACCAATAAGATATTTCTTAAAAGTTATATTTCAGGATATTATAAATTTTTCATCCCGGTTTGTCTGGGTGTTTTTACAGTCTGCAGTTATTTCAGTAAAGAGATTTTAAAAATATTTTTTAATGAAAAGTATGCAGATAACTCAGGATTGTTCATCATTTTTATGGCAACTTTTCTGCTGAATATCCTATTTAGGAATCTGTATGGAAACCTTATGTCAGCCGTTGGTAAAATGGCAATCAATACAAAGACTTCCTTATTTTCTCTGTTGCTTTTGGTAAGTCTTGCTTTTATATTGGTTCCGAAATACCATTTAATGGGCATGACGATCAGCGTTTCTGTTACCTTACTGGTTTCAGGGCTTCTTTTGGCGTTCTTCTTTTATAAATATCTGAAAGAATTAAAATAA
- a CDS encoding FkbM family methyltransferase: MRSLLASLFRHILGIQFFKERYFAFQKYIFRPYHLFKGVHKDVIYRNSIRLHLNLADWIQQQLYFLGDYEKNEIDYLYSTLKEGDTFIDIGANIGLFSLNAARIVKNTGSIYSFEAFTPNYSTFKKHIEMNTFRNITPEHLAIAGAKGHIEILYNEDYDNVGMASSFLRDFTSKEKVESISLDEYVKQKQLLKLDLIKIDIEGGEYAALTGMKETLRIFRPRILIEINTAALRSSDKSEEELIGLLSEYGYIKTEVLSRNDNSYNAVFVFA, from the coding sequence ATGAGAAGTCTTTTAGCTTCATTGTTCAGGCATATTTTAGGAATTCAGTTTTTTAAGGAGAGATATTTTGCTTTCCAAAAATATATTTTCAGACCTTATCATCTTTTTAAAGGGGTACATAAAGATGTTATCTACAGAAATTCCATCAGACTGCATTTGAATCTTGCTGACTGGATACAGCAACAGCTCTATTTTTTGGGAGATTACGAAAAAAATGAAATTGACTATCTGTATTCAACGCTGAAGGAAGGCGATACCTTTATCGATATCGGAGCCAATATAGGGTTGTTTTCTTTAAATGCAGCCCGGATTGTAAAAAATACGGGAAGTATATATTCTTTTGAAGCATTTACACCTAATTACAGTACATTTAAAAAACATATTGAAATGAATACATTCCGGAATATAACACCGGAACATCTTGCCATAGCCGGAGCAAAGGGACATATTGAAATTTTATATAATGAAGATTATGATAATGTAGGAATGGCTTCCTCCTTCCTCAGGGATTTCACATCAAAAGAAAAGGTGGAAAGCATAAGCCTGGATGAATATGTTAAACAGAAACAGCTTTTAAAACTGGATTTAATCAAGATTGATATCGAAGGGGGCGAATATGCTGCCTTAACGGGAATGAAAGAAACCCTCCGCATTTTCAGGCCTAGAATTCTCATAGAAATAAACACTGCAGCACTCAGAAGTTCAGATAAAAGCGAAGAAGAACTTATTGGGTTACTTTCAGAATACGGTTACATCAAAACAGAAGTTTTAAGCAGGAATGATAATTCCTATAATGCCGTATTTGTCTTTGCTTAA